A part of Paenibacillus sp. IHBB 10380 genomic DNA contains:
- a CDS encoding SMI1/KNR4 family protein codes for MWDNVFEDAFEKNQGAGHDEVTDFLKTWNVQLSELEIQEMKSRQVQYNQYITFDPSLWDFPQRQLPCSYIEFIQYSNGGEFQTGDRYFQYFSIKEFREYNLAYEFPEYMKFAVSFGMDGCGNHYIFDMREDMKNNEYPILVAHSGYLDYEGSVQVADSFLELCKGRTSMDDEMDKC; via the coding sequence ATGTGGGATAATGTCTTTGAAGATGCGTTCGAAAAAAATCAAGGAGCAGGTCATGACGAAGTAACGGATTTTCTAAAGACGTGGAATGTTCAATTGTCTGAGCTAGAGATTCAGGAAATGAAGAGCAGACAGGTGCAATATAATCAATACATAACATTCGATCCATCTCTCTGGGATTTTCCGCAGAGGCAGCTTCCTTGTAGTTATATTGAATTCATACAATACTCAAATGGTGGAGAATTTCAAACCGGAGATCGATATTTTCAATATTTTAGTATAAAAGAGTTTAGAGAGTATAATCTAGCATATGAATTTCCTGAGTACATGAAGTTTGCTGTTTCTTTTGGTATGGATGGTTGTGGTAATCATTATATTTTTGATATGAGAGAAGATATGAAAAACAACGAATATCCAATCCTTGTAGCTCATTCAGGATATTTAGACTACGAAGGCAGTGTACAAGTAGCTGATTCGTTTTTGGAACTCTGTAAGGGTAGAACGTCAATGGATGATGAAATGGATAAATGTTGA
- a CDS encoding sensor domain-containing protein, with protein sequence MKNRLVRNIQNVIFLLLTFTTGLFYFCFYLVSLTFGVSMSFTLIGIPLLTYVMRTTQTFVRYERIQTKIYTDISIEPYEGKEPIEGPLWMQAKEELLDPRNWRAILWLMQKFVIGVACLIGTVVLYIVPLTLILSPFLIPFGGVHFMNIPIDTLPKSLLMVVFGLILGVIGSWLGNWVVRMSGSYTRLMIKAIKG encoded by the coding sequence TTGAAAAACCGGCTCGTACGCAACATACAAAATGTGATCTTCTTGTTACTTACTTTCACTACGGGATTGTTTTACTTTTGTTTTTACTTAGTTAGCCTAACGTTTGGTGTAAGCATGTCTTTTACATTAATAGGGATTCCGTTGCTAACCTATGTAATGCGTACTACGCAAACATTCGTACGGTATGAACGTATTCAAACGAAGATTTATACAGATATCTCCATAGAGCCATACGAAGGGAAAGAACCAATTGAAGGTCCGCTTTGGATGCAAGCTAAAGAAGAACTTCTTGATCCTCGTAACTGGAGAGCGATTCTTTGGTTGATGCAGAAATTTGTTATTGGGGTTGCGTGTCTCATCGGTACAGTTGTCTTGTACATCGTGCCTTTGACACTCATTTTGAGTCCTTTTCTGATTCCATTCGGAGGGGTTCACTTCATGAATATACCAATAGATACATTACCAAAGTCGTTACTTATGGTTGTTTTCGGTCTTATTCTTGGGGTCATTGGATCTTGGCTCGGAAATTGGGTCGTACGAATGAGTGGAAGTTATACTCGTCTTATGATCAAAGCGATTAAAGGATAA
- a CDS encoding serine hydrolase, with amino-acid sequence MKKRTLNLSLAALLLSSTVFTTFTALEASAAPNKTVSKQTTKVSSKGPINSKEIQAFIDPVFAEKMKKYNVNGSNFVVVKDGKVLVNKGYGYADKEKKTLVDKDTVFQIASVSKTFTALAALQLAEKGKIDLNHDINEYLGGMKVPNKTNKSLTMYDMLTYTTGFDYPDKALYVAPEYVNQDIPMKEFMTEHMPTVVRTPGEAYTYDNFAFLLAGYAIQTVSGMPFPQYMEKNVFKPLGMNSTSSRFTPKLLSKMATHYDPDGKPHPAFGHAPTDGGQGSILSTGDDMAKYLIMFQQQGTVGGKKIISKKTAKQMQTYSVFADKSIPMTTVGGFEGYRNDLMNGHHVVLKGGNMPGHQSLVVLLPEKNTAFYMSYNNDTMMSLEVYEAFMDHYFPDERVPEKQTYIPLSESDATKYVGSYQNTRFFFLKANFTYADGKLLMETGASGKHTLKMINPLLFEDESGNKLAFKKDHKGQVEYFYYTNPNSLDFGSDARKVHPKPAFADVPNDSVYKTYINNLHSLDVISAKSGNLFEPRGTMTQGEFMDVAILAHGWAFLEDNKEKIVSGVPGFDRNAPITRQIAAVMIQNLKQAEPATDIKLTGDTDPWAVKAITALVSQGIVDPDTKVKADGSVDFRSKQPLLRQEASALLDLAFGYYTLPIKTK; translated from the coding sequence ATGAAAAAAAGGACTCTTAATCTCTCTCTCGCGGCTCTACTATTATCTTCAACAGTATTTACAACTTTTACAGCGCTGGAAGCCAGTGCAGCACCTAACAAAACCGTATCTAAGCAAACAACTAAGGTAAGCTCGAAAGGCCCTATAAATTCAAAAGAAATTCAGGCGTTCATAGATCCTGTGTTTGCGGAAAAAATGAAGAAATACAATGTGAACGGGTCTAATTTTGTAGTCGTCAAAGACGGCAAAGTGCTCGTAAATAAAGGGTATGGCTATGCCGATAAGGAAAAGAAAACACTTGTAGATAAAGATACCGTTTTCCAAATCGCTTCCGTTTCGAAGACATTTACCGCCTTAGCGGCCTTGCAGCTTGCAGAAAAAGGAAAGATCGATCTCAATCATGATATTAATGAGTATCTTGGTGGCATGAAAGTACCTAATAAAACGAATAAATCGTTAACCATGTACGATATGCTAACCTACACAACTGGATTTGATTATCCGGATAAAGCACTCTATGTTGCACCTGAGTATGTGAATCAGGACATTCCAATGAAAGAGTTTATGACAGAGCATATGCCAACAGTCGTTCGAACGCCTGGAGAAGCTTATACCTACGACAATTTTGCTTTTCTACTTGCTGGTTATGCCATACAGACCGTAAGTGGTATGCCGTTCCCACAGTATATGGAAAAGAATGTGTTCAAGCCTTTAGGGATGAACTCCACTAGCTCTCGTTTCACTCCTAAGCTTCTATCCAAAATGGCCACACACTATGATCCAGATGGCAAACCTCATCCGGCATTTGGACATGCGCCAACAGATGGGGGCCAGGGTAGTATCCTTTCAACAGGAGATGACATGGCCAAGTATTTGATCATGTTTCAACAGCAGGGGACAGTTGGAGGGAAGAAAATCATTAGCAAGAAAACAGCAAAGCAGATGCAAACCTACTCGGTGTTTGCCGACAAATCGATTCCTATGACGACCGTTGGTGGATTTGAAGGCTATCGTAATGATCTCATGAATGGTCATCATGTCGTCCTCAAGGGAGGCAACATGCCTGGTCATCAATCTTTGGTCGTATTATTACCAGAGAAAAATACCGCTTTTTACATGTCCTACAACAATGATACGATGATGAGTTTAGAAGTTTATGAAGCCTTTATGGATCACTATTTCCCTGACGAGAGAGTCCCAGAGAAACAGACTTACATCCCACTGAGTGAGTCAGACGCGACTAAATACGTTGGATCTTATCAGAACACCCGATTTTTTTTCTTGAAAGCTAACTTTACATATGCAGATGGGAAGCTGCTTATGGAGACAGGAGCTAGCGGCAAACATACGTTGAAAATGATTAATCCGCTATTGTTTGAAGATGAATCTGGTAACAAACTGGCTTTTAAGAAAGATCATAAAGGTCAGGTAGAATACTTCTATTACACGAACCCCAATTCCTTAGATTTTGGTTCTGATGCCCGTAAGGTTCATCCGAAGCCAGCGTTCGCAGATGTACCTAATGACAGCGTCTATAAAACCTACATCAACAATCTGCATTCTCTTGATGTTATAAGCGCTAAATCTGGCAACCTCTTCGAGCCACGCGGCACAATGACCCAAGGCGAGTTTATGGATGTCGCTATTCTTGCCCACGGATGGGCTTTTCTTGAGGATAACAAAGAGAAGATAGTGTCCGGTGTACCTGGATTTGATCGTAATGCCCCAATTACAAGACAAATCGCAGCGGTTATGATTCAAAATCTAAAACAAGCCGAACCCGCAACCGATATCAAGCTGACGGGTGACACGGATCCTTGGGCGGTTAAAGCGATCACCGCACTAGTTTCTCAAGGTATTGTAGATCCAGATACAAAAGTAAAAGCGGATGGTTCCGTCGATTTCCGCTCTAAACAACCTTTACTTCGTCAAGAAGCTAGTGCTTTACTTGATCTTGCATTTGGATACTATACGTTGCCGATCAAGACCAAATAA
- a CDS encoding helix-turn-helix transcriptional regulator yields MFDMVKQWFWYDWILLLFRLIFSVSLILAMVEFQGGLTLPLWGAISWEIIAFSVPWFCLLLNYKYYLVTEMILTGGISLYLSFLFPEAYLSFLMPAFMIAANSAQKSYRWSGPITILIIPILISVVSRQSTPWLIIVHTGLAYALGFAFHLLVVNHRQNEIIRDQNTVLEQYVSQIERVTILEERNRLSKDLHDTIGHSYTSIIMGMETLRLELFTSVGQDKLDSLLHLARKSIDEVRGYVHQMDSPQDRLPLIEALKQLIDEFQTNSNVNVRFRSMGEECPIPRQAQITFYRCLQESLTNAVRHGQATEIVVSLQFEQQQTRLEVQDNGLGAEYLQEGFGLTAMKERAFNLQGQISVYSELGEGTVVTCTLPRQVELPDEVIRLLLVDDQPFIRESLRTLLEGQRDLQVVGMAEDGQQAVTMCEQVQPQVVLMDLDMPNMDGVSATKIIKQKWPDIHVLILTTFQEKEKAIEVLRSGADGYLLKSMEPRELAETIRLIHRGGAIIAQDMSSKLFEDLEIPQKETEVPFVETETLDTYGLTPRELEILQLVAQGLRYKTIASKLYLSDGTVRNYASSVYLKLDVRNREEAVQKAVDTGLL; encoded by the coding sequence TTGTTTGATATGGTCAAGCAGTGGTTCTGGTATGACTGGATTTTGCTATTATTTAGACTTATATTCTCTGTTTCCCTCATTCTAGCTATGGTGGAATTTCAAGGAGGACTGACGCTACCTTTGTGGGGAGCAATTTCTTGGGAAATCATCGCTTTTTCTGTGCCTTGGTTTTGTTTGCTACTCAACTATAAATATTATCTCGTTACGGAAATGATCCTTACCGGTGGAATAAGTTTGTATCTGAGTTTTTTATTTCCTGAAGCTTATCTTTCCTTTTTGATGCCTGCATTCATGATCGCAGCGAATAGTGCCCAAAAATCATATCGTTGGTCGGGTCCTATTACCATCCTTATTATTCCAATATTGATCAGTGTGGTCTCACGCCAGAGTACGCCTTGGTTAATAATTGTGCACACAGGATTGGCTTATGCGTTAGGTTTTGCCTTTCATCTACTCGTCGTCAATCATCGGCAAAATGAAATTATTCGCGACCAGAATACCGTATTAGAACAGTATGTATCCCAAATTGAACGCGTAACGATCCTCGAAGAGCGAAACCGCCTCTCCAAAGACCTTCACGATACGATAGGACATTCATATACGTCTATCATCATGGGTATGGAAACATTACGACTTGAATTATTTACAAGCGTAGGCCAAGATAAGCTCGATTCTTTGCTACACTTGGCGCGTAAGAGCATAGATGAAGTCAGAGGTTATGTACATCAAATGGATTCACCGCAAGACAGACTGCCATTAATCGAGGCATTAAAGCAACTCATAGACGAGTTTCAGACAAACTCCAACGTCAACGTTCGCTTTAGATCCATGGGGGAAGAATGTCCAATACCAAGACAGGCCCAGATAACCTTTTATCGCTGCTTGCAAGAATCGTTAACCAATGCGGTGCGTCATGGGCAAGCTACAGAAATTGTAGTGTCCTTGCAATTTGAACAGCAGCAAACGCGACTAGAAGTGCAGGATAATGGTCTCGGGGCCGAGTATTTGCAGGAAGGCTTCGGATTGACGGCCATGAAAGAACGAGCTTTTAATCTCCAAGGGCAAATATCTGTCTACTCCGAACTAGGCGAAGGAACAGTCGTCACCTGCACATTGCCAAGGCAAGTGGAGCTACCTGACGAAGTCATTCGGTTACTCCTTGTTGACGATCAACCGTTCATTCGGGAAAGCCTCCGCACCCTTTTAGAAGGACAACGAGATCTACAAGTGGTTGGAATGGCTGAGGATGGCCAGCAAGCTGTGACTATGTGCGAGCAGGTGCAGCCGCAAGTGGTACTTATGGATTTGGACATGCCTAATATGGATGGTGTTTCAGCAACAAAAATAATCAAACAAAAATGGCCAGACATTCACGTGCTAATTCTAACTACATTTCAAGAAAAAGAAAAAGCCATTGAAGTACTGCGAAGTGGAGCGGACGGCTATTTGTTGAAGTCTATGGAGCCGCGCGAATTGGCGGAAACGATTCGCCTCATCCATCGGGGGGGAGCGATAATCGCTCAAGATATGTCATCAAAATTGTTTGAAGACCTTGAAATTCCCCAGAAGGAAACGGAAGTACCATTTGTGGAGACGGAGACATTGGACACTTACGGGCTAACTCCGCGTGAATTAGAAATTTTACAATTGGTAGCCCAAGGACTACGTTATAAAACGATCGCTTCAAAATTATACTTGTCTGACGGAACTGTGAGGAATTATGCCTCATCTGTATATCTTAAATTGGACGTGCGCAATCGAGAAGAAGCGGTGCAGAAGGCAGTGGATACTGGGCTTCTTTAA
- a CDS encoding S-Ena type endospore appendage — MIKKKRSGNRERTRRFSPVFPCPPKPCHRQRSEPRRCTIPHCIHPADPAKHPSKFVVEKDCCGNILIQGKQLGFQIWEIDVESNINVAQISIYSNSMSTDALEVEIDGAERKYMYVPPGSTTNFIGQGIKSIKISSQGNELTYVEGRYVISTTFQLQANSALVNEQ; from the coding sequence ATGATAAAGAAAAAGCGTTCTGGAAATCGAGAGCGAACGAGGAGATTCTCTCCCGTATTTCCGTGTCCTCCAAAGCCTTGTCACAGACAAAGATCAGAGCCAAGGCGATGCACCATTCCACATTGTATACATCCTGCAGATCCTGCAAAGCATCCTTCCAAATTCGTTGTAGAAAAAGATTGCTGTGGAAATATATTAATCCAAGGAAAGCAGCTTGGATTTCAAATATGGGAGATTGATGTAGAATCAAATATCAATGTGGCACAGATTAGCATTTATTCTAATTCAATGAGCACAGATGCTTTAGAGGTAGAAATTGATGGTGCAGAAAGGAAGTATATGTATGTACCTCCGGGCAGTACAACCAATTTTATAGGGCAGGGCATCAAGTCAATAAAAATTTCTTCACAAGGTAATGAGTTGACGTATGTGGAAGGGAGATATGTCATTTCAACTACCTTTCAATTACAAGCTAATTCCGCTTTAGTTAATGAACAATAA
- a CDS encoding lytic polysaccharide monooxygenase encodes MSSIRTSNPSVPRFLVYGSVLLLVSICMLLFPAKSFSHGYVEGPASRAALCKTGLNTDCGPIEYEPQSLEAPKGFPAAGPADGKIASANGAFPELDEQSATRWSKVNLSSGQNTFTWKLTANHATTSWKYYITKANWNPNAALTRDSFDLTPFCSVNHGGTQPPFSYSDTCNVPVRTGYHVILAVWEIADTPNAFYNVIDVNFSGSNPVDTQAPSAPAALTSTGQTSTSVSLAWNASTDDVAVTGYKVFNGSSLVATVSSSTLNYSVSGLTANTAYTFSVKAVDAAGNVSNASNSVSATTDALVGVDTQAPTAPSGLHVMGKPTSSSLQLMWNASTDNVGVTGYHIYNGTTLVTTVSGSTTDYTITGLSAGTAYTFNVYAIDAAANQSVASTVSGTTATASSTPDWALNTAYAVGTLVTYNGSVYECRQVHTSLAGWEPTNAPALWLLK; translated from the coding sequence ATGTCATCTATTCGTACTTCTAATCCAAGTGTGCCAAGGTTCCTAGTTTATGGTAGTGTCCTGTTGTTGGTTTCGATCTGTATGTTGTTATTCCCGGCAAAATCTTTTTCTCACGGCTATGTTGAAGGACCTGCTAGCCGAGCAGCACTCTGTAAAACTGGACTAAACACGGATTGTGGACCCATAGAATATGAACCGCAAAGTCTGGAAGCGCCTAAGGGATTCCCTGCTGCAGGACCAGCAGACGGAAAGATTGCAAGTGCAAACGGAGCTTTTCCTGAGCTTGATGAACAATCCGCTACTCGTTGGTCTAAAGTCAACCTCTCTTCTGGACAAAATACATTCACTTGGAAACTGACTGCCAATCATGCGACAACAAGTTGGAAGTACTATATTACTAAGGCTAACTGGAACCCTAACGCGGCTCTGACTCGGGATTCATTCGACCTAACTCCCTTCTGCTCGGTGAACCATGGAGGTACACAGCCACCATTCTCCTACTCGGATACGTGCAACGTTCCGGTGCGCACTGGATACCATGTCATTCTAGCTGTTTGGGAAATCGCTGATACTCCAAATGCTTTCTATAATGTTATTGATGTCAACTTTAGCGGCAGCAACCCTGTCGATACCCAAGCTCCTTCCGCTCCAGCAGCTCTAACTTCAACTGGACAAACATCCACTAGCGTTTCCTTGGCTTGGAACGCATCCACGGATGATGTTGCTGTAACAGGCTACAAAGTATTTAACGGATCTTCCTTGGTCGCTACTGTATCTAGTTCAACATTAAATTACTCCGTATCTGGTCTAACTGCGAATACTGCCTATACCTTTAGTGTTAAGGCGGTTGACGCTGCGGGTAACGTCTCCAATGCCAGTAATTCTGTAAGCGCTACCACAGATGCTCTTGTCGGCGTTGATACACAAGCACCGACAGCACCTAGTGGCTTACACGTTATGGGAAAACCTACATCCTCTAGCCTTCAGTTGATGTGGAATGCCTCTACTGACAATGTTGGTGTTACAGGATACCACATTTATAACGGAACAACGTTAGTTACAACTGTATCCGGTTCTACAACGGATTATACCATAACAGGACTTAGTGCTGGCACAGCATATACGTTCAATGTGTATGCTATCGATGCAGCAGCTAATCAATCCGTTGCCAGCACTGTAAGTGGTACAACTGCTACGGCATCCTCTACCCCGGATTGGGCATTAAATACAGCTTATGCAGTCGGTACACTTGTAACCTATAACGGGTCTGTATATGAATGTCGTCAAGTTCATACTTCCTTAGCAGGTTGGGAACCAACCAATGCACCTGCTCTATGGTTGTTGAAGTAA
- a CDS encoding DMT family transporter: MAWVSLILAGIFEMLGVSLINKFHKDRNWQSLVLLILGFGASFLFLAYSMKTLPMGTTYAIWTGIGASGGAILGMLLYGESKDWRRIVFIAMVLGAAVGLKLVS, from the coding sequence ATGGCATGGGTTTCTTTAATCTTAGCAGGGATATTTGAAATGTTGGGTGTTTCGTTGATAAATAAATTCCATAAGGATCGTAATTGGCAATCCTTAGTTCTGTTAATTCTCGGATTTGGGGCAAGCTTTCTATTCCTTGCATATTCAATGAAAACACTTCCTATGGGGACAACTTATGCCATTTGGACAGGAATAGGTGCGTCTGGTGGAGCAATATTAGGAATGCTCTTATATGGTGAATCAAAAGACTGGAGAAGAATTGTTTTTATAGCCATGGTTTTAGGTGCAGCAGTAGGGTTGAAACTCGTCTCGTAA
- a CDS encoding DUF3992 domain-containing protein — translation MACNTAVSALTCCNDKNFVQDKVCTPWSGTVVAADVLVVTFTNNINQNIVGTGYLQYDIGPAAIDSTGAAINPAPITLTPGTSLAFTYRRFSVIQITLPAATPGTYQGEFCITTRYPVQ, via the coding sequence ATGGCATGTAATACCGCTGTATCCGCTTTAACTTGTTGTAATGATAAGAACTTTGTTCAGGATAAAGTATGTACACCATGGAGTGGCACTGTTGTCGCGGCTGATGTTCTAGTTGTTACCTTTACGAATAACATTAATCAAAATATAGTGGGTACGGGATATTTGCAATATGACATCGGACCAGCAGCTATTGACAGTACAGGAGCTGCTATTAATCCTGCTCCAATTACACTTACACCTGGAACAAGTCTAGCTTTTACGTACCGACGCTTCAGCGTTATACAAATAACGCTACCAGCAGCGACACCAGGTACTTATCAAGGCGAGTTCTGTATAACGACTCGTTACCCTGTCCAATAA
- a CDS encoding DUF3992 domain-containing protein: MCNSALSCCSDKIIVQDKVCTNWQLAAAGTQTIYSDNISQIISGTGYVKFETGTGSLTVNFFKTGIVAAIQTIVIPAGGSSSFTVARFDTISLTATAAAQGEFCITVRYSL; encoded by the coding sequence ATGTGTAATTCAGCACTTAGTTGTTGCTCGGATAAAATCATTGTGCAAGATAAAGTATGCACGAATTGGCAATTAGCTGCAGCAGGTACTCAAACCATTTATTCTGACAACATATCACAAATTATCAGTGGTACAGGGTATGTTAAGTTTGAAACCGGCACTGGGTCTTTGACGGTAAACTTTTTCAAGACGGGAATCGTTGCTGCCATTCAAACAATTGTTATTCCAGCAGGAGGAAGCTCATCATTCACTGTAGCACGATTTGATACCATTTCATTAACAGCGACAGCAGCAGCACAAGGCGAATTCTGTATCACAGTGCGTTACAGCCTTTAA
- a CDS encoding CPBP family intramembrane glutamic endopeptidase has translation MQIINLLISAILQVILFSIIPFVWWLTCGRKELGFFKWLGLKKPIVKNKIKYTITFVCSIILLSIPSFLIFPLFIDKSTMATSQFSGQGLSALIPVLIYAFFQTGFSEELLFRGLLTKRLVHKFGFQVGNMVQGLLFGLMHGMIFISTAGLLGAIIIILLTGTVGWLMGWINEKQSEGSIISSWLLHGCANTLASIIVMFNIL, from the coding sequence ATGCAAATTATCAATTTGCTAATTAGTGCAATTTTACAAGTAATACTATTCTCAATTATCCCCTTTGTTTGGTGGTTAACTTGTGGTAGAAAAGAACTTGGATTTTTTAAATGGTTAGGCTTAAAAAAACCTATTGTTAAAAACAAAATTAAATATACAATAACTTTTGTATGTTCAATTATTCTTTTGTCGATCCCATCATTTTTAATTTTTCCACTTTTCATAGATAAATCTACGATGGCTACATCCCAATTTTCCGGACAAGGATTGTCTGCATTAATTCCAGTTTTGATATATGCTTTTTTTCAAACAGGCTTTTCTGAAGAATTGTTGTTCAGAGGTTTGTTGACCAAAAGGCTGGTACATAAGTTTGGCTTTCAAGTAGGTAATATGGTACAAGGTTTACTGTTTGGGCTTATGCATGGAATGATATTTATATCAACAGCAGGATTACTGGGTGCAATCATTATTATTTTACTTACAGGTACAGTAGGTTGGTTAATGGGCTGGATTAATGAAAAACAATCAGAGGGCTCTATCATCTCAAGTTGGTTACTTCATGGTTGTGCCAATACTTTAGCATCCATTATAGTGATGTTTAACATTCTTTAG
- a CDS encoding DMT family transporter codes for MNTNWIKVFVAAFFEVFWVIGLKHANDFWTWTGTVICIIISFYLMIMAGRKLPVGTVYAVFVGMGTAGTVLSEVLFFGESFVVSKILLILLLLAGVIGLKLVTKDKAQEGAES; via the coding sequence GTGAACACAAACTGGATTAAAGTATTTGTTGCCGCCTTTTTTGAAGTTTTTTGGGTGATTGGCTTAAAACACGCAAATGACTTTTGGACTTGGACAGGGACAGTGATCTGTATTATCATCAGCTTCTATTTAATGATTATGGCTGGAAGGAAGCTTCCGGTGGGGACTGTATATGCAGTCTTTGTAGGAATGGGTACAGCAGGAACTGTCCTTTCCGAAGTCCTATTCTTTGGAGAATCATTCGTAGTAAGTAAAATACTTTTGATTTTACTTTTATTAGCAGGTGTAATAGGTTTGAAATTAGTTACAAAAGACAAAGCTCAGGAAGGAGCTGAGTCCTAA
- a CDS encoding lytic polysaccharide monooxygenase, which translates to MSSIRISHSPVAKFLAVMLLLSLFMMLFPAKSFSHGYIEGPASRAALCKSGQNTDCGAIIYEPQSLEAPKGFPAAGPADGKIASANGAFPKLDEQSATRWTKVNISAGQNTFNWKLTASHATTSWKYYITKANWNPNAALTRSSFDLTPFCSVNYGGLRPPFTYSDTCNVPARSGYHVILAVWEIADTANAFYNVIDVNFSGSNPVDTQAPSVPAALTSTGQTSTSVSLAWNASTDNVGVTGYQVFNGSSLVSTVSSSTLNYSVSGLTASTAYTFSVKAIDAAGNVSNASNSISVTTNPPVPVDTQAPTAPGGLQLMGPPTSSTIQLVWNASTDNVGVTGYKVYRGTALVTTVSGSTTDYIVTGLSAATAYTFNVYAIDAAGNQSVASTVNGTTAVAPANPAWAANTAYTTGTLVTYNGSVYECRQPHTSLTGWEPANVPALWLLK; encoded by the coding sequence ATGTCATCTATTCGTATTTCTCATTCACCTGTTGCAAAGTTTCTAGCTGTTATGTTGTTACTTTCACTGTTCATGATGTTATTCCCTGCGAAATCCTTCTCTCACGGTTACATTGAAGGACCTGCTAGCCGAGCAGCACTTTGTAAATCTGGACAAAACACGGACTGTGGAGCGATTATTTATGAACCGCAAAGTCTAGAAGCGCCTAAGGGGTTCCCTGCAGCGGGACCAGCAGACGGGAAGATTGCGAGTGCAAACGGAGCTTTTCCTAAGCTTGATGAACAATCGGCTACACGTTGGACTAAAGTCAACATCTCTGCCGGACAGAATACATTCAATTGGAAACTGACAGCATCTCATGCTACAACAAGCTGGAAATACTATATCACTAAGGCCAATTGGAATCCTAACGCTGCTCTGACTCGGAGTTCATTTGATCTGACTCCTTTCTGTTCAGTGAACTACGGCGGTTTACGGCCACCATTCACCTACTCGGACACATGTAACGTGCCCGCACGCAGTGGATACCACGTCATCTTGGCTGTGTGGGAAATCGCAGATACTGCAAACGCCTTCTATAATGTCATTGATGTCAACTTTAGCGGCAGCAACCCTGTCGATACCCAAGCACCTTCCGTGCCAGCAGCTCTAACTTCAACTGGACAAACATCCACCAGCGTTTCCTTAGCTTGGAACGCATCCACGGATAATGTTGGTGTAACAGGGTACCAAGTATTTAACGGATCTTCCTTGGTCTCTACCGTATCCAGCTCCACATTAAATTACTCTGTATCTGGACTAACTGCAAGTACTGCCTATACCTTTAGTGTCAAGGCGATTGACGCTGCGGGCAACGTCTCCAATGCTAGTAATTCTATTAGCGTTACCACAAATCCTCCTGTTCCCGTCGATACGCAAGCACCAACAGCACCTGGCGGCTTACAGCTTATGGGACCCCCTACTTCCTCTACTATTCAGTTAGTGTGGAACGCCTCAACTGACAATGTTGGCGTTACAGGCTACAAAGTTTATCGCGGAACGGCGTTAGTGACAACCGTATCCGGGTCCACTACGGATTATATCGTAACGGGCCTTAGCGCAGCCACAGCATACACATTCAATGTATATGCCATCGATGCTGCAGGTAATCAATCCGTTGCCAGCACTGTAAATGGTACAACCGCTGTAGCGCCAGCAAATCCGGCTTGGGCAGCTAATACAGCTTACACAACCGGTACGCTGGTAACCTACAATGGTTCTGTGTACGAATGTCGTCAACCCCACACATCATTAACGGGTTGGGAGCCTGCTAATGTACCTGCGCTATGGCTGTTGAAGTAA